Proteins from one Bacteroides zhangwenhongii genomic window:
- a CDS encoding protein-disulfide reductase DsbD family protein, translating into MKKLFSFLLLSFVAYVLQAQIQDPVKFKTELKSLSDTEAEIVFTATIDKGWHVYSTELGDGGPISATFNVDSKSGIEPVGKLKPVGKEIATFDKLFEMKVRYFENTAKFIQKVKFTGGAYAIEGYLEYGACNDESCLPPTQVPFKFAGEAKGNTVAAKEDKSAKEDKAEKKDNADKTETDLAVSKDTVAMTELLSATPVDASTGIQPAVASSELWKPVISELQALGEEHGQKDMSWIYIFITGFLGGLLALFTPCVWPIIPMTVSFFLKRSKDKKKGIRDAWTYGASIVVIYVALGLAITLIFGASALNALSTNAIFNILFFLMLVVFAASFFGAFEIRLPSKWGNAVDSKAESTTGLLSIFLMAFTLSLVSFSCTGPIIGFLLVQVSTTGSVVAPAIGMLGFAIALALPFTLFALFPSWLKSMPKSGGWMNVIKVTLGFLELAFALKFLSVADLAYGWRLLDRETFLALWIVIFALLGFYLLGKVKFPHDDDDNKVGVTRFFMALISLAFAVYMVPGLWGAPLKAVSAFAPPMHTQDFNLYENEVHPKFKDYELGMEYARQQGKPVMIDFTGHGCVNCRKMEAAVWTDSKVSDIINKDYVLISLYVDDKTPLSEPVKVVENGTERTLRTVGDKWSYLQRVKFGANAQPFYVLLDGQGKPLNKSYAYDEDIAKYIDFLQVGLENYRKEK; encoded by the coding sequence ATGAAAAAACTATTTTCTTTTCTGCTCTTAAGCTTTGTGGCCTATGTGTTGCAAGCGCAGATACAGGATCCTGTGAAATTTAAAACGGAGTTGAAATCTCTTTCCGATACGGAAGCGGAGATTGTATTTACTGCAACCATTGATAAGGGGTGGCATGTATATTCTACTGAGCTTGGAGACGGAGGACCTATTTCCGCCACATTCAACGTCGATAGCAAATCGGGGATTGAACCGGTAGGAAAGTTGAAACCGGTAGGTAAGGAGATAGCTACTTTCGACAAGTTGTTCGAGATGAAAGTACGCTATTTCGAGAACACGGCTAAGTTTATCCAAAAGGTGAAGTTCACAGGAGGGGCTTATGCGATAGAAGGGTATCTGGAATATGGAGCTTGTAATGATGAAAGTTGCCTGCCTCCGACACAGGTTCCGTTCAAGTTTGCCGGAGAAGCTAAGGGTAATACGGTGGCGGCTAAAGAGGACAAATCGGCTAAAGAGGATAAAGCAGAGAAGAAAGATAACGCAGACAAGACGGAGACAGATTTAGCTGTTTCAAAAGATACGGTTGCCATGACCGAACTGCTTTCCGCTACTCCGGTGGATGCGTCTACAGGTATCCAGCCTGCTGTTGCATCCAGTGAGCTTTGGAAGCCGGTCATTAGTGAACTGCAAGCGCTGGGAGAGGAGCATGGACAGAAAGATATGTCTTGGATATATATATTCATAACAGGTTTTCTGGGTGGATTATTGGCATTGTTTACTCCTTGTGTATGGCCGATTATTCCGATGACCGTCAGTTTCTTTCTGAAACGCAGCAAGGATAAGAAGAAAGGTATTCGTGACGCATGGACGTACGGTGCGTCTATCGTAGTGATTTATGTTGCGTTGGGCTTGGCTATTACACTGATTTTCGGTGCCAGTGCGCTGAATGCTTTGTCTACCAATGCTATCTTTAATATTCTCTTCTTCCTGATGTTGGTGGTTTTTGCAGCTTCATTCTTTGGAGCTTTCGAGATCAGACTTCCGTCGAAGTGGGGAAATGCGGTAGATAGTAAGGCTGAATCAACGACCGGTCTGTTGAGTATCTTCCTGATGGCTTTCACTCTATCTTTGGTGTCTTTCTCTTGCACAGGTCCGATTATCGGATTTTTGCTGGTACAGGTGTCTACTACGGGAAGTGTGGTTGCTCCGGCAATTGGTATGTTAGGATTTGCCATTGCATTGGCTCTGCCGTTTACTCTGTTCGCTCTGTTCCCGTCATGGCTGAAATCTATGCCGAAGTCCGGTGGATGGATGAATGTGATAAAGGTGACGTTGGGCTTTCTTGAATTGGCATTCGCACTTAAGTTCTTGTCGGTAGCCGATTTGGCATACGGATGGAGACTGCTCGACCGTGAAACGTTCCTTGCTTTGTGGATCGTGATTTTTGCTTTGCTTGGATTCTATTTGTTGGGTAAGGTTAAATTCCCGCACGACGATGATGATAATAAGGTAGGAGTTACCCGTTTCTTTATGGCGCTTATTTCTTTGGCGTTTGCGGTATATATGGTTCCCGGTTTGTGGGGAGCACCGTTGAAGGCGGTAAGTGCATTCGCTCCGCCTATGCATACGCAGGATTTTAACTTGTATGAGAATGAGGTGCATCCAAAATTCAAGGATTACGAGCTGGGAATGGAGTATGCCCGCCAGCAAGGTAAGCCGGTTATGATTGACTTTACCGGACATGGTTGTGTGAATTGCCGTAAGATGGAAGCTGCTGTGTGGACAGATTCAAAGGTGAGTGATATTATTAATAAGGATTATGTGCTCATCTCTTTATATGTAGATGATAAAACTCCGCTTTCGGAACCGGTGAAAGTAGTAGAGAATGGCACAGAACGTACATTGCGTACTGTAGGCGACAAATGGAGTTATCTGCAACGTGTGAAATTCGGTGCCAACGCCCAGCCTTTCTATGTATTGCTGGATGGTCAGGGAAAACCGTTGAACAAGTCGTATGCTTATGATGAAGATATAGCTAAATATATTGACTTCCTGCAAGTAGGACTGGAAAATTATAGGAAGGAGAAGTAA
- a CDS encoding RNA polymerase sigma-70 factor gives MYATDTLMDERELVLRLIDGDEEAFCELYAAYKNRLLYFALKFVKSREFAEDIFQDAFTVVWQTRRFINPEASFSSYLYTIVRNRILNQLRDMANEDQLKEQILSQAIDSTNETNNHILLNDLKEIIAHALEQLTPRQREVFKMSRELQMSHKEIAEALGVSVHTVQEHISLSLKVIRSYLTKYSSTSADVLLILLCLNL, from the coding sequence ATGTACGCAACAGACACTCTAATGGATGAACGGGAACTGGTTCTCCGTCTGATAGACGGAGATGAAGAGGCCTTTTGCGAACTTTATGCCGCTTATAAGAATCGTTTGCTCTACTTCGCCCTGAAATTCGTCAAGTCGCGTGAATTTGCGGAGGATATATTCCAGGATGCGTTTACGGTAGTTTGGCAAACTCGTCGTTTCATCAATCCCGAAGCCTCTTTCTCTTCCTATCTTTATACTATTGTGCGTAATCGTATTTTGAATCAGTTGCGGGATATGGCTAATGAAGATCAGCTGAAAGAGCAGATTCTTTCTCAAGCGATCGATTCAACGAACGAAACGAATAATCATATTCTGCTCAATGATTTGAAAGAGATTATTGCTCATGCGTTGGAGCAATTAACGCCCCGCCAGCGTGAGGTATTCAAAATGAGCCGTGAACTACAGATGTCTCATAAAGAAATAGCCGAAGCATTGGGTGTTTCTGTTCATACGGTGCAAGAACATATTTCTCTTTCTCTAAAAGTGATTCGTTCTTATTTGACTAAATATTCAAGTACATCAGCCGATGTACTTTTGATTCTATTGTGCTTGAATTTATAA
- a CDS encoding Dabb family protein yields the protein MVKHIVLFKLKDDVPAEEKLAVMTKFKEAIEALPAKISVIRKVEVGLNINPGETWNIALYSEFDTLEDVRYYATHPEHVAAGKILAETKESRACVDYEL from the coding sequence ATGGTAAAACACATTGTATTATTTAAGTTAAAAGACGATGTTCCTGCTGAAGAGAAGCTGGCAGTCATGACTAAATTTAAGGAAGCGATAGAAGCACTTCCCGCTAAAATCTCTGTAATCCGTAAGGTAGAGGTCGGATTGAATATAAATCCGGGTGAGACTTGGAACATCGCGCTTTACAGTGAGTTTGATACTTTAGAAGATGTGAGATACTATGCAACGCATCCGGAACATGTTGCGGCCGGTAAGATTCTGGCTGAGACAAAGGAGAGCCGTGCGTGCGTGGATTATGAGTTATAA